From Phoenix dactylifera cultivar Barhee BC4 unplaced genomic scaffold, palm_55x_up_171113_PBpolish2nd_filt_p 001840F, whole genome shotgun sequence:
AAGAAATGACGTATAAATGCACAGGGGTATACCCCAAAAAACAAAGGCTAGGAGGGCATACCCCTCTAGCCACAACAACTAACTACAAAGcttgtaagaacaaaatgatGAGAGTATCAAAAGATATCATCAGAGAATCCCCACAAACTGTGAAGCCATCTATTAGCAGGAGATGGAATCACACCCCATGTGAGATTAATCCGAGTCACAATACAAAAAGTAATCTCTCTCAGAAGAACATACTCATGTGTAGGGTCATCGCCATGCAAACGAACATTACGTTCCCTTCAAATGTAGTAGACCGCAGCTGCCACCATAAGCTTTGCAGTTCGACCCAAGAGTGAACGACCATCCATTTGAGAAAGCCAAGAGATCGTATCCATCCATCTACGCGAGGCCCACGAAATATTACACTTGGCACAAAGAATGGACCAGATGCGCTGAGAGAATGGGCactcaaaaaataaatgatccacATCCTCATGCCCACCCCCACACAAAACACATTGGGCGACCTGAATAATGCCAAAGCATATAAGCTTAGCTTGAGTATACAAGGCATCCTGGATGGCTAACCAAAGAATAAAGGACATCCTTGGAATAGCTTGGCTATGCCAAACAAGCTTCCACCAGTCCACTCTACTATGACGCGGGTGCAACGACTCCCAAACACTACGAACAGAGAAGGAACCCTTCGGAGCATCAATCCACTGCAAGACATCCGGCCTTCTGCTATCTGGCCGGAATGAAGTAGGAGTACTACTAATGAGCTCAAGCCATGCAGGGGAACGAGAGATTGGCCAGTGCCACTCCTGGCCGTCAATAATAGCCTCCACCTTGGCATTCTGCCCAAGGCCAGAATCATAGATAAACCTTTTCCCAAACACCTCAATAAGAGGACCAAGGGGATGCCAATGGTACTGAAGACCACTGTCCCTTACTATATTAGCCATCAGACCATCTGCAAAGCATAAGATCATCTGCAAAGCACAAGTGAGAGATCTTTTCCTTTTCACAACGCCAATGATACTTGAAACCATTGTCCCTTACCATATTAGCCATCAGACCCGAAAAGACCTCCATGGCTAGGAC
This genomic window contains:
- the LOC120109124 gene encoding uncharacterized protein LOC120109124, whose translation is MVSSIIGVVKRKRSLTCALQMILCFADGLMANIVRDSGLQYHWHPLGPLIEVFGKRFIYDSGLGQNAKVEAIIDGQEWHWPISRSPAWLELISSTPTSFRPDSRRPDVLQWIDAPKGSFSVRSVWESLHPRHSRVDWWKLVWHSQAIPRMSFILWLAIQDALYTQAKLICFGIIQVAQCVLCGGGHEDVDHLFFECPFSQRIWSILCAKCNISWASRRWMDTISWLSQMDGRSLLGRTAKLMVAAAVYYI